One Candidatus Hydrogenedentota bacterium DNA segment encodes these proteins:
- a CDS encoding pentapeptide repeat-containing protein, whose product MPYTQHANLILESVEAWNAWRAKTPGSKPDLSGINLSGRDLRRADLRWVNFANANLVNTSFYGVNLEHANFFAAKLLQADLRNTNLTGAELSHAEVPGALMEGACLAQATINNVNLRSQRLMCANLRGANLYQADLTRADLTCADLTGAALVEAVLEGAVFFKACLERANLTGAKLRQTDFRGANMTGAVLRDVNLREASMSVGQRIWRGFKK is encoded by the coding sequence ATGCCCTACACCCAGCACGCCAATCTGATACTTGAGAGTGTGGAGGCCTGGAACGCCTGGCGCGCGAAAACGCCGGGGTCCAAGCCGGACCTCAGCGGCATCAATCTCAGCGGGAGGGACCTGCGCCGCGCCGACCTCCGCTGGGTCAACTTTGCCAACGCCAACCTGGTCAACACCAGTTTTTACGGGGTGAACCTGGAGCACGCGAATTTTTTCGCGGCGAAACTGCTTCAGGCGGACCTGAGAAACACGAACCTCACGGGGGCGGAACTGAGCCACGCGGAGGTGCCGGGCGCGCTGATGGAGGGGGCCTGCCTGGCGCAGGCCACCATCAACAACGTCAACCTGCGCTCGCAGCGGTTGATGTGCGCCAATCTGCGGGGCGCGAACCTTTACCAGGCGGACCTGACCCGGGCGGACCTCACCTGCGCGGACCTGACGGGGGCGGCGCTGGTGGAGGCGGTGTTGGAGGGGGCGGTCTTTTTCAAGGCCTGCCTCGAGCGGGCCAACCTGACGGGGGCAAAACTGCGGCAGACCGATTTCCGGGGGGCAAACATGACCGGGGCCGTGTTGCGGGATGTGAATCTGCGCGAGGCCAGCATGTCCGTGGGCCAGCGGATTTGGCGGGGGTTCAAGAAGTAG
- a CDS encoding Gfo/Idh/MocA family oxidoreductase — protein MDPMKVGVIGCGNISNIYFQAGKRFEAIEIVACADLVPEKAVAKAEEHGVPKVCSVEELLADDAIDIVLNITIPKAHAGVALRALEAGKHVYNEKPLTLTREEGRSLLDLAGERGLRVGCAPDTVLGAGIQTARKLIDDGWIGEPVSATAFMQCHGHESWHPDPEFYYETGGGPMFDMGPYYLTALVTLMGPVAAVSASTRVTFPERVITSAPKRGKRVPVEVPTHISGVMDFRNGAVGTIVTSFDVWRGSLPCIEIHGTEGSMSVPDPNSFGGPVKVFRPGYEDWREVPHSHIHAENARGLGVADLACAVRAGRPHRANGELAYHVLDLMHAFHDAADQGARVALASACERPAPMPMNVRDGEVGD, from the coding sequence ATGGACCCCATGAAGGTCGGCGTGATTGGCTGCGGCAACATCTCCAACATCTACTTCCAGGCGGGAAAGCGCTTCGAGGCCATTGAAATCGTCGCCTGCGCGGACCTGGTTCCGGAAAAGGCCGTCGCCAAGGCCGAAGAGCACGGCGTGCCCAAAGTCTGCTCCGTGGAGGAACTGCTGGCCGACGACGCCATTGACATCGTGCTGAACATCACCATCCCCAAGGCCCACGCCGGGGTGGCCTTGCGCGCCTTGGAGGCGGGGAAGCATGTGTACAACGAGAAACCCCTCACGCTTACCCGCGAAGAGGGCCGCAGCCTGCTCGATCTGGCGGGGGAAAGGGGGCTGCGCGTGGGCTGCGCCCCGGACACCGTGCTGGGCGCGGGCATCCAGACGGCGCGCAAGCTGATTGACGACGGATGGATTGGCGAGCCCGTCTCGGCCACGGCCTTCATGCAGTGCCACGGCCACGAAAGCTGGCATCCCGACCCCGAATTCTACTACGAGACCGGCGGCGGCCCCATGTTCGACATGGGCCCCTACTACCTCACCGCCCTCGTCACCCTCATGGGGCCTGTGGCCGCCGTCTCCGCCAGCACCCGCGTCACCTTCCCCGAGCGCGTCATCACCAGCGCCCCCAAGCGGGGCAAGCGCGTCCCCGTCGAGGTGCCCACCCACATCAGCGGTGTCATGGACTTCCGGAACGGCGCCGTCGGAACCATCGTCACCAGTTTTGACGTGTGGCGCGGCAGCCTGCCCTGTATCGAAATCCACGGCACAGAAGGCTCCATGAGCGTGCCCGACCCCAACAGCTTTGGTGGCCCCGTGAAAGTGTTCCGCCCCGGATACGAGGACTGGCGCGAGGTGCCCCACTCCCACATCCATGCCGAGAACGCCCGCGGCCTCGGCGTGGCCGACCTGGCCTGCGCCGTCCGCGCGGGGCGTCCCCACCGCGCCAACGGCGAACTCGCCTATCATGTGCTCGACCTGATGCACGCCTTCCACGACGCCGCGGACCAGGGCGCGCGGGTTGCCCTCGCCAGCGCCTGTGAACGTCCCGCGCCCATGCCGATGAATGTGCGCGACGGGGAGGTGGGGGACTGA
- a CDS encoding ThuA domain-containing protein yields MKNALMVWGGWDGHEPRQCVERFVPFLRERGFAVEVRDSLDVFADAETMARMDLIVPCWTMGVLEPEQEKGLLDAVRAGAGIAGWHGGMGDAFRNSTAYQFMVGGQFVDHPGGIIDYTVNIIRPDDPLMAGVNDFAMWSERYYMHVDPSNRVLAATTLTGEHVPWVAGCVMPVVWTRPYGAGRVFYSALGHVAADFDVPECMEIMRRGLLWASR; encoded by the coding sequence ATGAAGAATGCGTTGATGGTCTGGGGCGGCTGGGACGGACACGAGCCCCGGCAGTGCGTGGAGCGCTTTGTCCCCTTTCTCCGGGAACGGGGCTTTGCGGTGGAGGTGCGCGACTCGCTGGATGTTTTTGCCGACGCGGAGACCATGGCCCGCATGGACCTCATAGTCCCCTGCTGGACCATGGGCGTGCTGGAGCCGGAGCAGGAAAAGGGCCTGCTGGACGCGGTACGCGCGGGCGCGGGCATTGCCGGGTGGCACGGCGGCATGGGGGACGCCTTCCGCAACAGCACGGCCTACCAGTTCATGGTGGGGGGGCAGTTCGTGGACCATCCCGGCGGCATCATTGACTACACGGTGAACATCATCCGGCCCGACGACCCGCTGATGGCGGGCGTCAATGACTTCGCCATGTGGTCGGAGCGCTACTACATGCACGTGGACCCGTCCAACAGGGTGCTGGCCGCGACCACGCTCACGGGGGAGCATGTCCCCTGGGTTGCCGGGTGCGTCATGCCCGTGGTGTGGACGCGCCCCTACGGCGCGGGCCGCGTGTTCTACTCGGCCCTGGGCCATGTGGCGGCGGATTTCGACGTGCCCGAATGCATGGAAATCATGAGACGGGGCCTGCTCTGGGCGAGCCGGTGA
- a CDS encoding methyltransferase domain-containing protein, giving the protein MSWLTFMREVIRENKTTGAIAPSSRELAEAITRMAGLKGAKVIVEYGAGEGVFTRQIMKEMDPDAHFISMEINPHLAAVAQKRCPKAVIINDSAENAIVHLRKAGFDHCDAIVSGLPWTRFNDALQDRILEAAYDVLAPGGRFVTFAYAMSPLVPSGRRFFTGKLPSRFQNVRRIGPVWKNVPPCFVYLCTKTP; this is encoded by the coding sequence ATGTCCTGGCTGACATTCATGCGGGAGGTCATCCGCGAAAACAAGACCACCGGCGCCATCGCGCCCAGCAGCCGCGAACTCGCCGAGGCGATCACGCGGATGGCGGGGCTCAAGGGCGCGAAGGTCATCGTGGAGTACGGCGCGGGCGAGGGGGTCTTTACCCGGCAGATCATGAAGGAGATGGACCCGGACGCCCATTTCATCTCCATGGAGATCAACCCGCACCTCGCCGCCGTCGCGCAAAAGCGCTGCCCCAAGGCCGTGATCATCAACGACAGCGCGGAAAACGCCATTGTCCACCTGCGAAAGGCGGGGTTCGACCACTGCGACGCCATCGTTTCGGGGCTTCCCTGGACCCGGTTCAACGACGCCCTGCAGGACCGCATCCTTGAGGCGGCCTACGACGTGCTCGCGCCGGGCGGGCGTTTTGTCACTTTCGCCTATGCCATGAGCCCCCTGGTTCCCTCGGGACGGCGTTTCTTCACGGGGAAACTCCCCAGCCGCTTCCAGAACGTGCGCCGCATCGGCCCCGTCTGGAAAAACGTCCCCCCCTGCTTCGTTTATCTCTGCACCAAGACGCCCTGA
- a CDS encoding alpha-glucosidase/alpha-galactosidase — protein sequence MAKIGFIGAGSTVFAKNVLGDCLHVEALRDAHIVLVDLDPERLRDSEVMVKNLNRTLGASAKVESFLAADAEKALAGADYVVNAVQVGGYDPCTIIDFEVPKKYGLRQTIADTLGIGGIFRGLRTIPVMLDYCRILEKAAPDALLINYSNPMAMLTGAILKGTGVRAVGLCHSVQSCAPCLCAELDLPQDRLRWKVAGINHQGWLLEISRDGEDLYPEIKRRAQLPEYVDKDTVRFEVMRRFGYYVTESSEHSAEYMPWFIKARAPELIGRFHIPLDEYPRRCLEQIKNWAGMRGELVSDRPLNHARTHEYASYILEAAETGVPFTFGGNVLNTGLIHNLPDRCCVEVMCVADRNGVTPTVAGNLPPQCAALNRTNINVQELVIEAALTLKREHVYQAALLDPHTGAELTIDETVALCDDLFAAHAAWLPEYR from the coding sequence ATGGCGAAAATCGGGTTTATCGGTGCGGGCAGCACGGTGTTCGCGAAAAATGTCCTGGGCGACTGCCTCCACGTGGAGGCGCTCCGGGACGCGCACATCGTGCTGGTGGACCTGGACCCGGAACGTCTCCGCGACTCGGAGGTGATGGTCAAGAACCTGAACCGCACCCTGGGCGCGTCGGCCAAAGTGGAGAGTTTTCTCGCCGCCGACGCGGAAAAGGCGCTGGCCGGGGCGGATTATGTGGTGAACGCCGTGCAGGTGGGCGGCTACGACCCCTGCACCATCATAGACTTCGAGGTTCCGAAGAAGTACGGCCTCCGCCAGACCATCGCGGACACCCTGGGCATCGGGGGCATCTTCCGGGGGCTGCGCACCATTCCGGTGATGCTGGACTACTGCCGCATTTTGGAAAAGGCGGCCCCGGACGCCCTGCTCATCAACTACTCGAACCCCATGGCCATGCTGACCGGCGCCATCCTGAAGGGAACCGGCGTGCGGGCCGTGGGCCTTTGCCACAGCGTCCAGTCCTGCGCGCCCTGCCTCTGCGCCGAGCTGGACCTGCCCCAGGACAGGCTCCGCTGGAAGGTGGCGGGCATCAACCACCAGGGGTGGCTCTTGGAAATCTCGCGGGACGGCGAGGACCTGTACCCCGAGATCAAGCGCCGCGCCCAACTGCCGGAGTATGTGGACAAAGACACGGTCCGCTTCGAGGTGATGAGGCGCTTCGGATACTATGTCACCGAGTCGAGCGAGCACTCCGCCGAGTACATGCCGTGGTTCATCAAGGCGCGCGCGCCGGAGCTGATAGGGCGTTTCCACATTCCCCTGGACGAGTATCCGCGCCGCTGCCTGGAGCAGATCAAGAACTGGGCGGGCATGCGCGGGGAACTGGTTTCGGACAGGCCGTTGAACCACGCGCGGACCCATGAGTACGCCTCGTACATCCTGGAGGCCGCGGAGACGGGCGTCCCCTTCACCTTCGGCGGGAATGTGCTGAACACGGGGCTCATCCACAACCTGCCGGACCGTTGCTGCGTGGAGGTGATGTGCGTGGCCGACAGGAACGGCGTGACCCCGACCGTGGCGGGGAACCTGCCGCCCCAGTGCGCCGCCCTGAACCGGACCAACATCAACGTGCAGGAACTGGTCATCGAGGCCGCGCTCACCCTGAAAAGGGAGCATGTCTACCAAGCGGCCCTGCTGGACCCCCATACCGGCGCCGAACTCACCATTGACGAGACGGTCGCCCTGTGCGATGATCTCTTCGCGGCCCATGCCGCCTGGCTTCCGGAGTACCGCTGA
- a CDS encoding sulfatase, which yields MSVLLLTADDMNWSTPGCFGGTVPGVTPNIDRLAAEGMRFMRGHVTCAVCQPSREALMTGRYPHRSGGMGFEPIRMDVPTLQESLRAAGWLNGILGKVEHLKPDAKFPWDFKREFGELGCGRDPQKYAEAARAFFEAAEAADKPFFLMANSHDPHRPFDGSRSEAQSLAKDWGKFGVTRDTLPRPSRVYTPEEVPVPGFLPDLPDVRAELAQYYSSCRRSDDTVGAVLGALAASGQAENTLVMFLSDNGMAFPFAKANCYLHGTRTPWIVRWPGRVAPDTVNAEDFISGIDFMPTVLDALDLPAPDGMDGASSLPLLRGEGMAGRDRVFTQFHATSAGEQFPMRCVQDGRYGYIFNVWVDGVRRYRSASMGSTMTFRAMEASTLPEVVARTRFCKERCPEELYDFATDPDALKNLADDPAHACELDRMRGELLAWMEKTGDPYLPEFLKTTGKQAKGG from the coding sequence ATGAGTGTCCTGCTCCTCACGGCGGACGACATGAACTGGTCCACACCGGGCTGCTTTGGCGGGACCGTGCCGGGCGTCACGCCGAACATTGACCGGCTGGCGGCGGAGGGGATGCGGTTCATGCGCGGGCATGTGACCTGCGCGGTGTGCCAGCCGAGCCGTGAGGCGCTGATGACGGGGCGCTATCCCCACCGAAGCGGCGGCATGGGCTTCGAGCCCATCCGGATGGATGTCCCGACGCTGCAGGAGTCCCTGCGGGCGGCGGGATGGCTGAACGGGATTCTGGGCAAGGTGGAGCATCTCAAACCGGACGCGAAATTTCCCTGGGACTTCAAACGCGAGTTCGGGGAACTGGGCTGCGGGCGCGACCCGCAGAAGTACGCCGAGGCCGCGCGGGCCTTCTTCGAGGCGGCGGAGGCGGCAGACAAGCCGTTCTTTCTCATGGCGAACTCCCATGACCCGCACCGGCCCTTTGACGGCAGCCGAAGCGAGGCCCAGTCCCTGGCGAAAGATTGGGGGAAGTTCGGCGTCACGCGGGACACGCTGCCGCGCCCCTCGCGCGTGTACACCCCGGAAGAGGTGCCCGTGCCGGGTTTCCTGCCCGATTTGCCGGACGTGCGGGCGGAACTGGCCCAGTATTACAGTTCCTGCCGGCGCAGTGACGACACCGTGGGCGCGGTGCTTGGGGCGCTGGCGGCCTCCGGCCAGGCGGAGAACACCCTGGTCATGTTCCTGTCGGACAACGGCATGGCCTTCCCCTTCGCCAAGGCCAACTGTTACCTGCACGGCACGCGCACCCCCTGGATTGTCCGCTGGCCGGGCAGGGTCGCGCCGGACACGGTGAACGCGGAGGACTTCATCTCGGGCATTGACTTCATGCCGACCGTGCTGGACGCGCTGGACCTGCCCGCGCCGGACGGCATGGACGGGGCCTCCTCCCTGCCGCTCCTGCGCGGGGAGGGCATGGCCGGGCGGGACCGCGTCTTCACGCAGTTCCACGCCACCTCCGCCGGAGAGCAGTTCCCCATGCGCTGCGTGCAGGACGGGCGTTACGGCTACATATTCAACGTCTGGGTGGACGGGGTCCGGCGCTACCGGAGCGCCTCCATGGGCTCGACCATGACCTTCCGGGCGATGGAGGCGTCCACGCTGCCGGAGGTGGTGGCGCGGACCCGGTTCTGTAAGGAGCGCTGCCCGGAGGAGCTCTACGACTTTGCCACCGATCCGGACGCCCTGAAAAACCTGGCGGACGACCCGGCGCACGCCTGCGAATTGGACCGCATGCGCGGGGAACTTTTG